The genomic stretch GTGAATTGCAACAGCCTCTAATATATTTATTTATTTGTATTAACTAAAGCTATTAACTCAGCTTTTGATTTGTATCCCATTTCAGTCATTTTTAATTCTCCATTATTGAATAATAATAAAGTTGGTATACTTCTAACTGAATATGTTGCTGCAATATCAGGGAATTGATCTACATCAACTTTAACTATTTTGTAATTTACTTCCTCACTTAATTCATCAAGTACTGGACCTAACATTTGACAAGGTCTGCACCATGTAGCAAAGAAATCAACTAAAACTAGCCCTTCATTTTTTAATCCATCAAAATCAACATTATTTTCTAAATGTAATACTTTACTCATTTTTTCCTCCTTTATTTTGCACTTAAGGCAGCCATTGTGTAGTAGTTATATGGTTTGTTAAAGTGCGGTAAGAAGAATATATCTAATAATTTAAATTTATCTATAGTAACTTTTTCTTGGATTGCAAGTGAGAACACATGTAATCCTAAAGATATATCTAATTTAGAAGCCATTTGTGCTCCTAATATTCTTCTTGTTTTTGCATCATAAACTATTTTTACTGTAACTTCTTCGTTTTCAGTTTTCATAAATTCAGGTTTTTGAACATCTGTAAATGAAGTTGATAATACTTCATATCCATATCTTTTAGCATTTTCTTCTGAAAGTCCAGTAGATACCATGTTTAATCCATAAATAGATATACCATTTGATCCTTGAACTCCTACTGTTTCTAAGTGAGTTCCACAAACATTATGTGCAGCTATAACTCCTGATCTAACAGCATTTGTTGCAAGTGCAATATAGTTAGTATTTTCTATAGCATTATCATATACTGTAGCACAATCACCTATAGCGTATACATCATCTCTACTTGTTTTTTGAGTTTTATCTACTAGGTATGCTCCATTTCTAAATGTTTCTAATTGACCTTTTAATAAGTCTGTATTAGGTCTAAATCCAACACATAATATTACCATATCAGTTTGATATTCAGATTTAT from Pseudostreptobacillus hongkongensis encodes the following:
- the trxA gene encoding thioredoxin, with protein sequence MSKVLHLENNVDFDGLKNEGLVLVDFFATWCRPCQMLGPVLDELSEEVNYKIVKVDVDQFPDIAATYSVRSIPTLLLFNNGELKMTEMGYKSKAELIALVNTNK